tgatgtaaagtatgcataaaacatgtagatatcatcaataatgtggcatggaacataagaaattatcgatacgtcggagacgtatcatccgacGCCGGCAAGCAGAAGTAATCGTCAAAATCCGCGCCCAGCGCTTCCATTACAATAGCATGAGTTACAATGGATAGCTTTGTCTCCTGGAGACACACGATGGACGCACCCGCAGAACACACTACACTCCTAACAGCGGAACGCCTTGCGCGATCATTCAGGCCTCGCACATTGGCCACCAACACCTTAGGTTCGTACAACATTGTGACACAATGAACACCCGTGGAGCACCCGAAGGGGTCAAGCCTCGATGAGGCGACCACCCGACATCCCCAGCCTCAGTGGGGAGCAGCCTCTGATCGTCGCGAGCGACCACCCGTAGAACTCTGCGATAGCCTCGATCATGTCGTCCGTCAAGGGTAGCTCATACATCTTGTGGTACGCCTCATGGGCAGCCTCTGATGGCGCCTCATTCCCTTGGAGAAGACCGAGCTTGCGCATCAGGTTCTGAACCGCCTTCATCTCCGCATTCAGCCCACCAGGCTGCCCTGCGATCCTCGAGCTGCGACGAGGTTGGAAGTTGAGCTCCACCAGCCTACGTCGGACAGCTGGGGTCTGCAGCAGAGCATCCGAGCGCGACTTCGCGGCAGTGAGAAACTCCCCAAGAGTCCCAGGCCTCGCTAAGCCAGCCTGCTGACGAGGGATCGGCGGCTGTCGTGCTCTACTGAACACCACAGGGGGTGAAGCAAAGCGACACACCGTCGGGGTCGGAGCAGGTGACGGAGCCCGCCTTGCAGCAAGGGTGGCATGACCTGGGGGTGTCTCCATCTCAATCTCCTCATCCACTTGTTCACCCTGGGCCTCATCCCAAACAGCGTCATGCGCCTCCGTAGGGGCAGCATCGGGCGAGGCCAATTGGATCACCGGGGGTAGGTCGACGACCTCGGACCCAACCTCTGCAACCACAATCTGCGCCCCAAGGGGGGCAGCATCCGACGTGGCACACGCCAAGAGCGACGGCGGGAAAGCCTCATTTGAAAGGGCAGGAGCTGCCTCCAGGGCACCCTCACAGATCTGGGCCCCATCCTCGGTCCTGGGCTGGCCCGAAGAGCTCCCGGCCCGGCCAGACAGGAGCCCCATGGAGCAGGAAGTAGCTGGGCCAGGCCCACCGACGCAGCCCAGCACGGGGCTCTGCGGGCCCAAGGCGCTGGACGTGGACGTGGACTTCTCCACTGTCACAGGCTCGACCAGCCCCATGCCGTCGTCCTCATCCGCAAGAGCATGGCAAAGTTGCGGGTTGATCTGGCGCGCTCCAACGGCAGCCGACGCCGTCGCTGGCAGGACCAACACGGAACCCACGAGAATCCCTGCTCCCATGTGCTGCGCATCACACTGCGCTTGCAACGGCTCGTCGCCGCGCTCAGCCACCACCAGGGCGCCGCCGCTTTTGACCGCCCCATGGTCGTCGCCGCGCCCAGCAACCACCAGGGCGCCGCCGCTTTTGACCGCCCCATGGTCCACCAACGGCACAGAGCCAGCCGTGCTCGAAGGGGCGGCCGCGTCAGCAGCGTCGCCAGGGACAGCTGTGCCGGCGCTTTGGGCAGCTGCCATGGCTTTGGCGCGCAGCGCCCGAATCTTGCGGCCCCCACGGCGCCTTCTTTTTGCTCCGCGTCGCGTTGTGTGGTCAAGGTCAGCAACGACGGCGCCGGACGTCAGCGTGCGCATGGACCCGCCGCCACTGCCTCCAGCCTGGCCAGACGACggagcggcgccgccgccgccaccagagCCGGGCAGCACGTCCAGCATGCCGCGAGTGTACTGGTATTGCCGGCGTGTTGGCCAAGCATCAGTCCTGCCGCCGTCGCCACCACCAGCCGCGGCGCCGCCAGGAGTAGCCCGCCGGAAGTCTACCGTGGATGTGACATGGACGAGCACGGGGTAAACCAGTGTGTTGACGTGGGGCGGGACGATGGCCTGCGACGGCGCCGCCATGTCAGCCAGCGAGGGAGGATCGTCGGGTTCCACGACGTGGAGGTCGACCTCCCTGGGGATGGCCGCAGGGTCCAAGCACCACGCCGAGATGCGCATGATACCCATGTCGGCGCGGCTCCGCGTCAGAGGGTGGAGCCGTTCAACCCACGCCGCCGGCGCGAGGATGGCCTCCGCCGTGGCCAAGCTCCAAGCGTTGGCAGGGACGCCTTCGACCTCGAGCTCGGTGTGGACGCAGAGCCCGCCGGATGAGGCGTGAGTACGGCACGACCACGGGCGGAGCAGGAGCCGGAAGAGCGGCGAGGCGAGGACACCGTCTGCGAGCACCCTGTCCCGAACCTCCCGCGTGGCGAAGTAGACGAGGAAGTCCTCTCGCCGGTGGCAGTGGACGGAGAAGCTACCCGGAGGCAGACCGTGCACGTCCTCCAAGGCCATGGCGACCTCCTCCGTCGACACCGTCCGGCGCACGCCCACGATGATGGCAAGCAGCGCCTTAGACAgagcctcctccgcctcgtccatCTCCGGTGTGCGGGGCAGGATACAGACCGCGCGCGCCGGGCGCCGCGCGAGCTCAACGCCCACCGCCGGAGCTCGCAGCCCGAGCGGGACCACTTGCTCCTCCGCACTCCTTCGCGGCCGACCATCCACAGCGGCGCGGCGAGCCGCAGGCAACACAGGGACTATGGCGCGGTCTGCTGCCCCAGGCACAGCGCGGGCAGCGTGCACCGGAACCGGCGCCACCGTGCGGACGGCACCAGCGCTCAGCCCGTCCCAGCGCCCGTAGGCAGCCTCAAGGTCCCTCCGTGGTGGCGCGCCGTCCTGGCGAGGCGCCGCATCACGGCGAGGCCCAGCGTCGGACCGGCCCGTGGCCTCCACGCGGCGCACCACCCTCCTCTCGCCTCCATCATCACGCGGCACAGGCGCCACCATCTCACGGTGTCGCCCGCCGGCGGCCTGTCCACTCTCTGGCGCACGCGCACGGACAGCGACGGCGCCCTCACCCATCCGGCGACCTCTCCCGTCGCCGTTGATGCGCTTCCGCGCAGGTTCGTCACCCTCGGGCGGCGAAGCTGGCCGCGGCGGGCGCGGGAGCGAGCACTCCCTCGCCATATGGCCAACCTCGCCGCAGCGGAGGCACACCGGCCCCGTAGTGCAATCGACGGCGCGATGCCCTGGTTGGGTGCAGAGCCCTTCGTAGTCGGCGTAGGCGCCGGCGTCGCGCACCGGGCGCGCCGCACGCGCCGCCACCTTCTTGCcgccgcgacacccccaagtcccAACAATGCCCCCACATACTGAAACCTCCTGTGGCGGCTGACGCTGATCTTCAGCGCTTCCAGCCACGTAATTATCTACTTATCTAGCCACCCAGCTCGTTTCTTCTCTGCCTTAATTTGGCTGCTTACTTCATGGATTGGATTGGATTTCGTAGTACTCTGCTACCAGCAGAATAAAGTGGGTAGACTGTAGACTGTCAGATTACACCCGAGAGAGAAAATTAACACATCACAAGAAGTGCAGATTAGATTATTTTTTTACCCGCAAAAAGAGGAAATCTAATCTGCACTTCTGCATACCCACATACAATACTGAAGAGTGCCCTAGAAAATAAGCATGACATCATGCAAACTCAAACAAACATGTTAAATTCCTGGAAAAGCACAATGGTAGATCAACATAACAACCCACATTCTGCAGAATTTTCACTTGCAGACAGGATGAGACCAAAAGAATTCTCTAAAGGACATATCTGGTCAGGTTCTGTGTTCCCTCTCTGTGTACCACTCCCCTTCTCTCTTTGGTATCCAGGGCATAGCAGCAATAACAAAAATTGAAGCAAACTCATGGACATATGTTTACTCCGAACGTGTCTACTCGGTGACGGCGAAACATGCTTACAATGTTCATCGCCAGAAACAAAAGTAAGAATCATGTACTTATAAGATCGCCCAGAGATCTCTAACCAGTCTTCAATCCATTCTGAACTCTATGGCAAAGAATGGCTTGGTAAGTCACCAAAATACTTGCTGAAGTTCCCTAATCTTCTTCTACTGCAACAAAACTGTTGATTCTCCTTCTACAGGAACAAAACTGTCAATTCTCCTATGACCTTGAACTGTCAATTCTCCTTCCACTTCAACATAACTGTTGGCCCACTCATCAAATCCTTTCGACTATTCTACTTCCTGCACCTGTCAAAGGAAACAATGCTTTGTTAACTAAATTAACATAACAGCAAATAGCAAATGCAATATGTGTTAAGCAAATGAGAACAGAAGTGAACATCCCCTAAAAAATAACATAAGTGAACATGGAATATTTTTTGACTTCCACATTACACCACAACAAATTTAATGCAGCACATTACACAGATAAACATAATAAATATCGAGCAGCATACACAAGACAACTGTGAGGATGACCCAGTTGTGCTTGTAGATCTCAGTGAGCTTAAATACTGGTGCAGCCCAAGACCCTCACAGCTGCAAATTTGAATAAACGCAAATATATTATTCTACTGTCTGAAGTTCATCTGTTGAATAATTCAGGTCATGGATTACTAGATGAGTTATACCACGCCCTGTGTACAAGTAGAAGCACATCTGTTGAACTAGCatatgatcatgcacaacaataaATTGCACGTCAAACTTGGGTTTCTTTCCGTTAATAGGGTCATTCTAGTGGCTCCAAACTTTTTTTCCGAAATGGAGGCTATGCCCCAGCCTCAgcatcaatcgatgcatacgGCCATTAGTGGCTTGAAACTTGAAAGTGCGAAAAACCAATCATCCTTTGCACTAGCTCTCTTAGCCTTTAAAATGTGGAATGAACTACTAAACTGGCAAATTTTAAAGCATCTTATGTAGAATAATATCAAATGTGCGGAATCACTTGTTTTTCGCACGGACCAAATGATTTTGAATACTTAAAATGTTATTGCATCATCATCCAAAAGGGATATTTATCCATGGAATCAAATTCTGTTTGGTCATCTTACCTTATAATTCATGGACGGAAAATTGCATGTCAATATGTGAGCCCACACATTTGTCGAAAACGTGGCCCTAAGAAGTCCAGTACATCCCTGAAGCTGACTGCATAGCCTTTGTCATGCAGCCGACCATGGTATACAGCAACAACTTCTCCTTCATGGTTCAGTATCGGTGAGCCAGAGCAACCATCTCTACCGATCATGTTCAGCTCAATCAAGCGCATATTATACCCTTTGTTGGTCTCACTGCTTAGTTGATTGTAACAGCGAGATGTGTTGGTAAGTTCGCCGGTGACGACCGTGTCAGGTAGAAGTGGTGGCCAGGATATCATTACAACATCGTTTAGCTGAGGAGGCACACTTTTCGCAAGCTTCAATGGCACATGAGATCTTTGACATCTGTTCCAACCTCTGCGGTACAACTGATCCATGTTGATCTCCAGGAGCATTAAGTCCTTATTTCCATCCACTTTCACAGCAGTTGCCATGGTGTAAATCCTTGGATAATCAGCATTATCATATAGCGAAGAGTTTGAGCTTGCCAGATGTTCTTCTTGATGAGTACACATGACATGGATATCAAACCACTGAACCATTTCCCGTGTTAGTTGCTGTTCTGCAGAGTAGAACTCCTTCAAAGAGTGGCAACATGTCAGCACGTGAGCTCCAGTCCCACGATGTCCAATGATGAAGCCGGTACACCAGTCAGTTCtattggcatcaacaatggctatAGCTTCTTCTACTGATTTGCCAAATTTATTTTGAAGATGGGCACGCGCTTGAGCTACACAGTCCGTCTTCAGAACATACATAACAAACATGATAGAttcccttttgttcttgtgcACCCATTGGTGGGCCACTTTTGAGAAAACAGATGGAGGgaccaaatctgccatttttctgAGCAAGCACAATCAAATTCAAAGAAAATATGTCAAAAACAATGATGTGAGTATTAAAGTGTAGATTATTAGTTGGTGCCATTTAAAACAGACATGATTAGCAACAGCAGATTATCAGTTCTAACTTATAGGCAATATGCAGTTGTTTTCAAGGAAAAGAGGGGGAAAGGTTTCACAATTTATATCAAATAACACAGAAAAAAGTTGCAAGCTATGACATAATAAGCAACCCGTTGTGTTAGCATCAGGCAGTTTCTTCTTTCCAGATGAATTATTTGATCTGAATAAGTGAATACATGCATTCAGAGTTTCAGATTGCATGGAAACAAAGTAGCGTGGTTTCTACTTTTTTTTAAACTACTGTTAGAAGTAAATTGCATACAGATTAGATGTGATGATGCAAACTGTGAATCATAGCCAGACTTGAAATGTGTGGAAGCATTGACTTGCTGGTATTTGCAGAAATATGTTAAGCACCGCTAAAAAGAATTTTTTATCCAAACCTCCCTTGTCTTCGCCAATTTAAATTGACCAAGCCAAATACATGTCTGGTGTCTAAGGATACATTATACTTGCTTTTATCTACTGAACTATCTGCTATTTAGCCTGAATAGTGAGAATTCAAACCATGGCTTTTCTTTTAGAAGTATAGGTGCATACCAGAAGAGGCAGGACATGGTAACATATACAAATCACAGCTAAGACAGGACCACTAATGGTAAGAGCACCAAATCAATCTAAATGGTCTCATAAAGATAACTATGCAAAAAAACAACTGCTTATCTCAGAAAGATAGAGCATCATACTTTGTATGAAGTTGCAAATACTAACTAACCttatagtagataagagttcagatAACCAGATGCATATACAAGGTTGTTGTGCTTCAAATGCTCCAGGCATACATTTGCCAGATCGCCCTTCAACTGTAATGTAACATTGTTCAGTTGTTTACACGGTAAATATAGCAATATGAACTTCAGTTTCATCTAATACAAACTTCAACGATCATGAGTTGAAAAAATCATACATAATTGCGTATATCTTATTCTGTTTTGCATTCAGGATATATGAAAATATGATCCTGTTGATATAGTGTTCGACGTTATTAATGTACAACAGGTTCTTTTTTGTTTAGTTGATATAGCTACAATTATGATTCAGACATGGGAGCTGGTTCAAAGAGTTGCACAAACTTTAAAGCACATGAAGCATGGAAGTCATCTGAAGCTCCAGAAGTTGGGATGCATGCAAGTTACAAAATGTAATTATGTGCTCTTTTCTGGATAAACAAAAAGAATTAACTATTCTGTCAGAAACATTTTCCCATGaagtcatgatcaacagcaacccaGAACATTGGAGCacataaaaatatatttttacTCCGAAAGATCAAAATCTTCTGCACTAAACCAGCGACCGCAAAAAGAAAATTTAAATTACTCTTAATAAGCACGAAAACTATACTGTGCATGAATATTGCACTGGCAATGATGGTTCATGTTTTTCAGTTATATCGGACAACATGCATTGGACATTACCAAAAAAAGGCAGTTCTGGACCAGAAGGGAAACTAAATTGTGTGAGGCACATATCAGCTAGCTTGCTAACCTGCTTGGTCTTGTAGATACGCCAAGAGGTAGAGGAGGCAACTTGCTGCTGCTCTAGTTCGAACACGGTGTTTGATGCTGGTGGGATTCCTCCTGTACGGAACCTTGTGTCCTGTACCCTTGTATAAATTGCGGAGATGGGGGAACCTGAGTGAGACAACCAGTGGCATGTAACAATTTAAGATCAGGGAATGCAGTCACTCTGAAAGAAGGGCACTAGTGTTCAGAAACCGAAAACATAACATGACCAGTTTATCACCACAATTGGCAACACGGCATCTGTACGTACATGCAACCGACAGTATTACACTCACAATCATCTTATAGTAGCACATGTGACTTGTCAATTATTCATTGATTCCCTAATGATACTCAAGTATATATCTGGAAAAACATGGAGCCAATCCCACACAACAATCACACTAGCCATTCAACCTGTCGAATTATAGACTTGTTATGACAAAATGACCATGAAACACTAATTATAATACGCCCATTAAAAGTAGGCACAGTTTATTAACTCCAGAACCTGCTATGCTCCATCATTTCTGCTCATAGGATTCCAAGTGAAAAACTACACATAAAGAAAACATACAGCTAATTTCTATCACCACAGTCCCCCACAAAGCGATAACAGACATAGAAGAATCAATGTTATCAACTTAAGATTGATGTAATGCAGTTACTCAGAAACAAAGGAGCAGGTGTTCAGAAACTGAAAACATATATAATATCAACAGTTTATCATTGGCAACATGGCATCTGTACATGCAACCAACAGTAACTACTTCACAACCAGCAGTTACTCTTAGTACCACATGTGCCCTTTCAGTTATTCATTGATTTCCTAATACCCTTCATATCTAGAAAAATATAAGGAAACGTATCACAAACAAACGGGTTGCCTATTTGACATGGCGGAAGGTCGTTCTACCTTTCCCTGTGCCAACAAAGCAGGCATACTTGATTGAATTGACTCTTTGGGAGCCAATCCCACACAAGAAATCGCACCACCTATTCAACCGGTCAAACTATATACAGACTTGCAAAGAAAAATTGACCGTGAAACAGTAATTCTAATACATCCATTAAAAGTATAGCAGAGCACAGTTTATTAACTCCAGAAATTATTAATGCTACGTACATCATTTCTGCCCATCGGGTAACAGGTGAAACACTTCACATAAAATCGAACCTACATTCAGCAAAATTACATCATCACAATCCCCAATTAATGAGATAACAGACATGGAAGAATCAATGGTATTTAAGGAGGCTCAGCTAGTTAAACATGCAACTACACACGCAATTATAACAATGGTAACTGCCAATCCTCATGAATTAAAACAGGCATAATTATCACCAATCCACTGCTTGCTAAAGCACAGGCCATCGATCTGAAACAATTCAGAAGTAAGATCTTGATGCCCGTGTTTCTAGAAACCCCATGGAACGAGCAGAAGCAGTCAATCAGCAGTGCACGCCAACCATTCGGCTAGGAATTAATTACGGAAATGTCAAGTCGCATAGCTAGTCCTAACAATCCCAGCACATAACGCCGCGCGAACTGCAAAAGGATAGGAGCCCCTCGATCAAAACAGCGCCTCCACAAATTTCACCCCCAACAGGTAAGCAAAACAAACCAAACGACGCAGTAGGcacgaaaaccctagatcgttcgACACTGGTCCGCCACAAATCTCGAATTCCGCTGCACAAGATCCGGCCGTAGCCCCGCGAAGCCGAATCCACACTGCGCCGCTCGAGGCGGAAACGCAAAGCCCAGCACCCCCGCCACAAGGGTACGGGTAAATGTCGtaggaggagggttcgggtcggGCTAGAGAGCGAGCTCGCCCGCAGAAAACCAAGCATCGCGCATGATCGGAGCACGCCACTGCGGACCAAAATCCTCCGTACACCGTACCCCCAGCCCCCAAAGCGGAAACGCCCAACCCCAGCAAACGAGCTGCGCGCGCGCTTGATGGGTTCGCTGAGAGGGCTCACCTGAGTGAAGCGGCGTACGATCGCTCTCCTCGCTGGTGCCCGCCGGTGGCCGAGACCGGAGACGGAAACCCTAGAGGGGCGAGGCGggggcggcgaggaggaggaggagaggagcgggAGCAGGGAGCGGGAAAAGAAGAGTGGAAGGGGAAGACGCCTGGCTGACATGTGGGTCTTTCACATTGGTTTTGGGCTTGCCACGGAAGGAAGGGAGTGTGCGGAATGCGATTTTTCTAGCGGTTTTTcgacgatttacacaaaaataaccattTTCTAGATCCTCGGGCTAAACTATTTcctccatctaacccttttgtgtggcgcccctcacatcggcgccacacctcactgtgtggcgcccgtgccgGCGACGCCTCTTGCCCATTCGACGTGGCGCGGTCGACGTTGATGTGTGCTCCAGTCTGACGTGATAGGTTGTGTGGCGCCGcttccatcggcgccacacatccacttataatacccaaaacatactgtaagacaattCTCGTGGGACTTAGTTTTGGCGACCATGTTTGACATCCACTtataattgcccaaaacatactgtaagacaattCTCGTGCcgtcgatgccacgggcgccacacttcacagtgtggcgccgatgccaccggcgccacacaaacagggtCGTCAAAACAGCTAAAGACTAAGCGTCCAGAGCCCCTGGATGTTGGCGACATATAAATTAACATGTGTGACTCCcatggcaagggcgccacacgttGACTTGTGTAGAAAAATCAGAGAATTCACTTCTAAGATGGTTGCCACACAGTTTCATACCAGTAACACACATTATAGCACATATTCATATCAATAGCACACATCATAGCACATAGATTCATACATTTTAAAATAGAATTCAAACAACATGTAGAAATGACGACATGGTCCCAAATGACATAGCTATAGTTCATATAAGATAGAGTTCACACAACACGGCCTCGACGTCCCCTCCTCAagggctgcttccggacggccatccttttcgtccgctgcagttgctcttgttgctgctgcacctcctgctcctcctcctcctctgaagatgaTGGCTCATCGTTCCTTCTCCTCCTCTGAAGATGATGGCTCatcgttcctcatcctcctcaaagctGATCTCTGCGCCgactcctcatcctcctcaatcacaaccttctttcctcggttgacataatcatCCGGAGTGTAACGGTTTGaagccttgccccttggcttcaactggtaagcaGACCGTGTGGCTTGCTTCTTGCCTTGACTCAGAATGGTgtcgtcaggaatcttcacaaacatgaacacatgagattacaaaagttgaaattagtaagcacatatttgacagcaacaaaatagtccatacctctgCCTCTTCAGAAGAGGATGTACCCGCAATTTCGCCTTCGCGGCAACCTAGCTAGTTGGCTAACCGCCGTATCTtccgtgcagtgttctgcgtcatgaaagtcatggttacaaagccacccGAACATAATAgcttacattcaaagtt
This Lolium perenne isolate Kyuss_39 chromosome 1, Kyuss_2.0, whole genome shotgun sequence DNA region includes the following protein-coding sequences:
- the LOC127338369 gene encoding uncharacterized protein isoform X1, which codes for MPLVVSLRFPHLRNLYKGTGHKVPYRRNPTSIKHRVRTRAAASCLLYLLAYLQDQAVEGRSGKCMPGAFEAQQPCICIWLSELLSTIRKMADLVPPSVFSKVAHQWVHKNKRESIMFVMYVLKTDCVAQARAHLQNKFGKSVEEAIAIVDANRTDWCTGFIIGHRGTGAHVLTCCHSLKEFYSAEQQLTREMVQWFDIHVMCTHQEEHLASSNSSLYDNADYPRIYTMATAVKVDGNKDLMLLEINMDQLYRRGWNRCQRSHVPLKLAKSVPPQLNDVVMISWPPLLPDTVVTGELTNTSRCYNQLSSETNKGYNMRLIELNMIGRDGCSGSPILNHEGEVVAVYHGRLHDKGYAVSFRDVLDFLGPRFRQMCGLTY
- the LOC127338369 gene encoding uncharacterized protein isoform X2, coding for MPGAFEAQQPCICIWLSELLSTIRKMADLVPPSVFSKVAHQWVHKNKRESIMFVMYVLKTDCVAQARAHLQNKFGKSVEEAIAIVDANRTDWCTGFIIGHRGTGAHVLTCCHSLKEFYSAEQQLTREMVQWFDIHVMCTHQEEHLASSNSSLYDNADYPRIYTMATAVKVDGNKDLMLLEINMDQLYRRGWNRCQRSHVPLKLAKSVPPQLNDVVMISWPPLLPDTVVTGELTNTSRCYNQLSSETNKGYNMRLIELNMIGRDGCSGSPILNHEGEVVAVYHGRLHDKGYAVSFRDVLDFLGPRFRQMCGLTY